Within Micromonospora parathelypteridis, the genomic segment ATGAACTACGACACCTTCATCGACCAGGTTTCTCAGCGCACTGCGACGTCCTCCGAGCGGGCGGTCGAGCTGACCCGGGCCGTGTTGGAGACGTTCGCCGAGCGGCTGACCGGCGGTGAGGTCCTGGACCTGGCGGCCCAACTGCCCCAGCCGTTGCAGTTGGTGCTCAAACCGAGCCCGAGCACCGAGCAGGCGGACCGGTTCGGGGCGGCCGAGTTCGTCGCCCGGGTCGCGTTGCGCGCACAGGTGGAGGAGCCTGCCGCTCGCGACGCCGCACAGGCGGTTTTCACCACTTTGCGGGAGGCGATCACCGGCGGTGAGTTCGATGATGTGGTCACTCAACTGCCGCGTGACTATCGGGGCCTGGTGGAGCAGGCGATGGCCCCGGGAGCGACGCTGCGCCGCGCCTGACCCGGCCTCTTCCCGGGGCGCGCACAGCGGTTGATCAGGGCAACCATCGATGTCCCGCTTGGCATGGCGATTCGGCCTGGCCTAACCTTGTCGTGCGAGGGGAGTACTTCCCACGAACCATTCCGGTCAGTACGGCGCGCCCGGCGCGCCTCGGGTGGTTGCCCATCAGGTGATGGGTGA encodes:
- a CDS encoding DUF2267 domain-containing protein, whose translation is MNYDTFIDQVSQRTATSSERAVELTRAVLETFAERLTGGEVLDLAAQLPQPLQLVLKPSPSTEQADRFGAAEFVARVALRAQVEEPAARDAAQAVFTTLREAITGGEFDDVVTQLPRDYRGLVEQAMAPGATLRRA